One window of the Triticum dicoccoides isolate Atlit2015 ecotype Zavitan chromosome 3B, WEW_v2.0, whole genome shotgun sequence genome contains the following:
- the LOC119275470 gene encoding uncharacterized protein LOC119275470: MAALACASNVRRLLLHPGAGAPARSFYAQPYQAKVGVVEFLNAVGKGVETHAAKLEEAVGGDLQRLLETRTLRLKKLGVPCKHRKLILSFAHKYRLGLWKPPAEARKVQ; this comes from the exons ATGGCGGCCTTGGCCTGTGCGTCTAAtgtgcgccgcctcctcctccaccccgGCGCCGGAGCTCCGGCTAGATCCTTCTACGCCCAGCCCTACCAAG CCAAGGTAGGCGTGGTGGAGTTCTTGAATGCGGTCGGGAAGGGGGTGGAGACGCATGCCGCGAAGCTGGAGGAGGCCGTAGGAGGTGATCTCCAGAGGCTGCTCGAGACCCGCACGCTACGGCTCAAGAAGCTCGGCGTCCCCTGCAAGCAT AGGAAGTTGATTTTGAGTTTTGCTCACAAGTACCGCCTTGGTCTTTGGAAGCCCCCGGCAGAAGCCAGGAAAGTGCAATAA